In Bacillota bacterium, one DNA window encodes the following:
- a CDS encoding RDD family protein, protein MAHVFWALWLFAQRTTPGKQVLRMYVMKADGDRAKFGTMLLRAIIGKFPSSPIFYLGFLAIILDKEWQGWPDKLASTFVVEEFVT, encoded by the coding sequence TTGGCGCATGTGTTCTGGGCGCTGTGGCTGTTCGCCCAGCGTACCACCCCAGGTAAACAGGTCTTGAGAATGTACGTTATGAAAGCGGATGGAGACCGCGCCAAGTTTGGGACGATGCTTTTGCGCGCGATAATCGGCAAGTTTCCCTCGTCCCCGATATTCTACCTCGGCTTTCTCGCTATCATACTGGACAAGGAATGGCAGGGGTGGCCCGATAAGCTGGCGAGTACATTCGTGGTAGAGGAGTTCGTAACCTAG